The Rhizophagus irregularis chromosome 2, complete sequence genome contains a region encoding:
- a CDS encoding Putative proteasome subunit alpha type-2: protein MININKEKILLQFCYKELFKKLVQIEYALNAVAQGVTSISIKATNGIVITTKKKSASPLIDGSSLEKVANVCPNIEMVYSGMGPDFRILLSKARKAAQRYKRIYNEYPPTGILVKEVASVMQKFTQSGGVHPFGISLLIAGYDETGPALYQVDPSGSYWAWKASAIGKNMINAKTFLEKCYNDDIELEDAVHTSILTLKEGLKEND from the exons ATGATCAATATCAACAAAGAGAAGATCCTCCTGCAGTTCTGCTACAAAGAACTTTTCa AAAAACTTGTTCAAATTGAATATGCATTAAATGCTGTTGCTCAAGGTGTAACGAGCATCAGCATCAAAGCAACCAATGGTATTGTTATCACAACCAAGAAGAAAAGTGCGTCACCACTTATTGATGGTTCTTCTCTCGAAAAAGTTGCAAATGTTTGCCCAAATATTGAAATGGTTTATTCTGGAATGGGCCCTGATTTTAGGATCTTATTATCTAAGGCAAGAAAGGCAGCACAaagatataaaagaatatataatgaatatcCTCCAACAGGAATTTTAGTAAAAGAAGTTGCCAGTGTTATGCAAAAATTCACTCAGAGTGGAGGTGTTCATCCGTTTGGTATTTCCCTTTTAATTGCTGGTTATGATGAAACTGGTCCAGCATTATATCAAGTTGATCCTTCAGGATCGTATTGGGCATGGAAGGCATCTGCAATCGGGAAGAATATGATTAATGCCAAAACATTCCTAGAAAAATGttataatgatgatattgaacTTGAAGATGCTGTTCATACTTCAATTCTTACTCTTAAAGAGGGTTTGAAGGAAAATGACTGA